The sequence below is a genomic window from Deltaproteobacteria bacterium GWC2_55_46.
AGGCGCGGTGGGCTACATCGTCTACAAGACCGCCGAGGACAGAAAGGCCGAGGAGCTCGAACAGGAGAAGGCCGCTGCCAGGCCCGCCGCGAAGAAAGAGGCGGTGGACGAGGTACCGCTTATAGATACCTTGAGCCTCGAGGTCGGCTACAGGCTCATCCCGCTTGTCGATTCCTCCGAGGGTGGAGAGCTCCTTGAGAGGGTGAAGGCCATAAGGAGGCAGTTCGCCGAGGAGATGGGCATCATGGTGCCGGCTGTCCATATAAAGGACAACCTGCAGCTTAAGCCCGCTGAGTACCTCTTCCTCGTCAAGGGCGTAGAGGTCGCGAGGGGCGAGCTCCTTGCTGGCCATTCCCTCGCTATAGACCCGGGTAACGCACAGCCGGGTCTCGACGGCGTGCCTACCACCGACCCGGCCTTCGGCCTGCCGTCGATCTGGGTGCCTGACGCGCAGCTTGAAAAGGCGCAGCTCATGGGCTACACGGTCGTGAACCATTCCGCTGTAATAGCCACGCACGTTACAGAGGTCATAAGGGGCCACGCCAACGAGATACTTGGCCGCCAGGAGGTTCAGGTGCTTATCGACAGGGTGGCGAAGACCCATCCCAAGGTGGTCGAAGAGCTTGTCCCGGGCATGCTGAGCCTCGGAGGCGTGCAGAAGGTCCTGCAGAACCTCTTGAAGGAGAGGGTCTCTATAAGGGACCTGCAGACCATACTGGAGACCCTTGCCGATTACGCGTCGATCACTAAAGATACAGACCTCCTCACAGAGTACGTGAGGATGGGGCTCGCGAGGCAGATAACCAAGAGCCACATCTCATCTGACTACACTATCCAGGCGATAGCCTTGAGCAACGATATCGAGGACGCGATAGTGAAATCCGTGCACGAGACCCCCCAGGGCTCCTTCTTGACGATCGAGCCCGGGCTCGCGCAGAGGATACTCGGGAAGGTCAAGGAGGGGCTTGAGGAGGCAATGTCAAAGGGGCACCAGCCAGTGCTCCTTGTTTCGCACCAGACGAGAAGGTTCGTCAGGAGGCTCACCGAGAGGGTCTTTCCGGCGGTGACCATCCTTTCTCACAATGAGATATCAAGTAACGCACGGGTACAGACACTAAAGGTGGTGAGGTTATAGCATGCGGATCAAACGGTTTACAGCCTCTTCAGTCAGGGAAGCGATAAAGGACGTAAAGGCCGAGTTCGGGGAGAACGCCCTGATACTGAGCACCAAGCGGCTCGGGGCTGGGATGCATGAGGTGGTCGCAGCCATAGATTATGACCTGACAAATCCGATAAGCCTGGACCTTGATGATAGAAGAAGCAGGCAAACGGCTCCCGTCCAGGAAAGGAATACCGGGACGCTTGCCCCCCAGGTCGATGACTTAAGGAAGGAGATCAAGGAGCTAAAGGAACTTAAGAAGCTCTGTATGGCGATGGTCTCCAGCTCCGGGAGCCCGGTCTCAGATATCTTCAACAGGCTTGAGGAGAACCTGGCGGCAGGCGGCGTGGACAGGCGCCTTGCCAGGAAGATACTGATGAACACCTTAAGCGGCGTGACCAAGGAGAAGGCCGCTGACATAGTCTACCTGAAGTCGTGCATAAGGAAGAAGGTCTATGAAAGGATCGCTGTCGCCGACCCGCTCGCCGGTAAAGGTGTTGTCGCCTTTGTAGGCGCCGCGGGCGTCGGGAAGACCACGACTATCGCAAAGCTTACGGCGGTGAACGCGCTCAGGAAGAAGAGGCGGACGGCTCTCATTACGATGGACACATACAGGATAGCGGCCGCCGAGCAGCTCAAGGTCTACGGCAAGCTCATGGGCGTGCCTGTGGAGGTCGCCAGGGACCTTAACGAGCTCAGGGGCTGCATCAAAAATCATGATGACAAGGAGCTTATCCTCATCGACACGGCCGGAAGGAGCCAGAGAGATTCATCCGGCATGAACGAGCTCAAGGCCATGTCAGCCGCGGCCCCTGAGGTGAAGTTCAACCTGGTGCTTAATTCGCAGACAAGGGACGAGGCCCTTTACGAAGCCATAAAGGGGTTCGGCGCGCTTC
It includes:
- a CDS encoding flagellar biosynthesis protein FlhF, with product MRIKRFTASSVREAIKDVKAEFGENALILSTKRLGAGMHEVVAAIDYDLTNPISLDLDDRRSRQTAPVQERNTGTLAPQVDDLRKEIKELKELKKLCMAMVSSSGSPVSDIFNRLEENLAAGGVDRRLARKILMNTLSGVTKEKAADIVYLKSCIRKKVYERIAVADPLAGKGVVAFVGAAGVGKTTTIAKLTAVNALRKKRRTALITMDTYRIAAAEQLKVYGKLMGVPVEVARDLNELRGCIKNHDDKELILIDTAGRSQRDSSGMNELKAMSAAAPEVKFNLVLNSQTRDEALYEAIKGFGALPIDSLTFTRLDEGTVHGPILNAMVLAKKPVAYLSTGARVPEDIEAASRERLMQFIMPN
- a CDS encoding flagellar biosynthesis protein FlhA; this encodes MAGLTDTANWKKRADLMLPLGIVGIIFVMILPVPPLALDLFLTFNITAAIIILLVAVYVKKPLDFSTFPVLLLVTTLFRLSLNVASTRIILLHGADGPEAAGQVIKSFGNFVVGGNYAVGFIVFAILVIINFVVITKGAGRIAEVAARFTLDAMPGKQMAIDADLNAGLIGDDEARRRRKEVSLEADFYGAMDGASKFVRGDAVAGILITVINIVGGLIIGVAQQGLPVGEAAKVYTLLTVGDGLVAQIPALIISTAAGIVVSNVNSEAGLSDSIGKQFLFSPKPLLIASAILFVFGLIPGLPHIAFLTFSIVTGAVGYIVYKTAEDRKAEELEQEKAAARPAAKKEAVDEVPLIDTLSLEVGYRLIPLVDSSEGGELLERVKAIRRQFAEEMGIMVPAVHIKDNLQLKPAEYLFLVKGVEVARGELLAGHSLAIDPGNAQPGLDGVPTTDPAFGLPSIWVPDAQLEKAQLMGYTVVNHSAVIATHVTEVIRGHANEILGRQEVQVLIDRVAKTHPKVVEELVPGMLSLGGVQKVLQNLLKERVSIRDLQTILETLADYASITKDTDLLTEYVRMGLARQITKSHISSDYTIQAIALSNDIEDAIVKSVHETPQGSFLTIEPGLAQRILGKVKEGLEEAMSKGHQPVLLVSHQTRRFVRRLTERVFPAVTILSHNEISSNARVQTLKVVRL